From a single Pseudobutyrivibrio xylanivorans genomic region:
- a CDS encoding MFS transporter, with protein sequence MKQLKPITNKLLWIFALAQFGWSLLSGVVSNWMVYYYTGTPSEQNPNTGIFASGITQDPIFFKLTLFGLVLAVGRIFDAITDPLIAGWSDRSNYKGGRRIPFMRMMAIPFTLCTIGLFTVPQTSNIALNDTALFILLMVFYLFMTMFCTPYTALIAELGDTQQHRINVSTYISFTFIVGQSISFLLPNLAGALTGTFGQQGSIRMAVAIMATIACLAMLFPAFYINERDYIDSKPSDTKPFTSLIRTFSNDQFRRFVASDVIYFFALTLFQTGLAFYETQLMEIEDTYTFLLTATMTFISVCLYPAVNILAKKIGKKQLIIIGFFAYSVVFLITTLCGVGLVWGFIVAVTAAIPMAILGILPQACVADVAELTRLQTGEDRSGMFFAARTFAFKMGQAIAMVVFTSVTISGTKQSYRTTALIAFVTCFIGACIFFTFNEKQILGQIRELKGDEEI encoded by the coding sequence ATGAAACAACTTAAACCTATTACTAACAAACTTCTTTGGATTTTCGCCTTGGCTCAGTTCGGTTGGAGCTTGCTTTCCGGCGTAGTTTCAAACTGGATGGTTTATTACTACACAGGCACACCATCAGAGCAGAATCCTAATACAGGTATTTTTGCATCAGGAATCACACAGGATCCTATTTTCTTTAAGTTAACATTATTTGGACTCGTTCTTGCGGTAGGACGAATCTTCGATGCTATCACAGATCCACTTATTGCAGGTTGGTCAGATAGAAGTAATTACAAGGGAGGTCGTCGTATTCCTTTCATGCGTATGATGGCTATTCCATTTACTCTTTGCACAATTGGTCTTTTTACAGTTCCACAGACTTCAAATATTGCATTGAATGATACTGCTTTGTTCATTCTTTTAATGGTGTTCTATCTTTTCATGACAATGTTCTGTACACCTTATACAGCGCTTATTGCTGAGCTTGGTGATACACAGCAGCACCGTATCAATGTTTCGACTTATATTTCATTTACATTTATCGTAGGTCAGAGTATCTCATTCCTGCTTCCAAACCTTGCTGGAGCACTTACAGGTACCTTTGGTCAGCAGGGCAGTATCAGAATGGCTGTTGCAATCATGGCCACAATTGCATGTCTTGCAATGCTTTTCCCAGCGTTCTACATCAATGAGCGTGACTACATCGACAGCAAGCCAAGTGATACAAAGCCATTTACATCACTTATCAGAACATTTTCAAACGATCAGTTTAGACGTTTTGTTGCCAGTGATGTAATTTATTTCTTCGCACTTACACTTTTCCAGACAGGCTTGGCTTTCTACGAGACACAGCTTATGGAAATCGAAGATACATACACATTCCTTCTTACAGCTACAATGACATTCATCAGCGTTTGCTTATATCCAGCTGTTAACATCCTTGCAAAGAAGATTGGAAAGAAGCAGCTTATTATCATCGGATTCTTCGCATACAGCGTTGTATTCTTAATTACAACACTTTGCGGTGTTGGTCTTGTATGGGGATTCATCGTTGCTGTTACAGCAGCTATCCCAATGGCAATCCTTGGAATTCTTCCACAGGCTTGCGTTGCTGACGTTGCTGAGCTTACACGTCTCCAGACTGGTGAGGACCGAAGCGGTATGTTCTTCGCTGCTCGTACCTTTGCATTTAAGATGGGACAGGCAATCGCAATGGTAGTATTTACTTCAGTTACAATTTCTGGAACAAAGCAGAGCTATCGCACCACAGCACTTATCGCATTCGTAACCTGCTTCATTGGAGCATGTATCTTCTTCACATTCAATGAGAAGCAGATACTTGGACAGATTCGTGAGCTTAAAGGCGACGAAGAGATCTAA
- a CDS encoding AAA family ATPase, producing MKNIITISRQFGAGGSTIGQKVANELGYYYCDKDMILRAAIESGNLTPNEVRFYDEKVPKEFGFGQSLFDFYNKPLDERLFRAQSEAIKKLAEKGNVVIVGRNANIILKEYDRTLHVFLSATEYFRTKRMMEKMPDLSEEKVIERIHSVDKMRKKYCKYYTDTEFGNAAYYDLALKTSTLGYDKCAELIIEAAKA from the coding sequence ATGAAAAACATTATTACAATTAGCCGTCAGTTTGGGGCTGGCGGAAGCACTATTGGCCAGAAGGTTGCAAACGAGCTTGGATACTATTACTGCGACAAGGATATGATTCTTAGAGCTGCAATCGAAAGTGGAAACCTTACCCCAAACGAGGTTCGTTTCTACGATGAAAAGGTTCCAAAGGAGTTTGGCTTTGGTCAGAGTCTATTTGATTTTTACAACAAGCCATTGGATGAGCGCCTTTTCAGGGCTCAGTCTGAGGCAATCAAAAAGCTTGCTGAAAAAGGCAATGTTGTTATCGTTGGGCGAAATGCAAATATCATCTTGAAGGAATACGACAGAACTCTTCACGTATTTCTTTCAGCCACTGAGTATTTCAGAACAAAGCGTATGATGGAAAAGATGCCTGACCTTTCCGAAGAGAAGGTAATCGAGCGTATCCATTCAGTGGATAAGATGAGAAAGAAGTACTGTAAGTACTATACAGATACAGAGTTTGGCAACGCAGCCTACTATGATTTGGCATTAAAGACTTCAACACTTGGTTATGACAAGTGCGCCGAGCTTATTATCGAAGCTGCAAAAGCCTAA
- a CDS encoding amino acid ABC transporter ATP-binding protein, with protein MVDKSEVKISVKNLKKSFGDLEVLKDISTEVYKGEVLCIIGPSGSGKSTFLRCLNKLEKATAGSIIVDGQDILQKQTNINKVRENIGMVFQHFNLFNNLNIIDNLTLAPVQLKKCSKEEATARAKKMLERVGLADKATSYPSQLSGGQKQRVAIARALCMEPDIMLFDEPTSALDPEMVGEVLQVMKDLAAEGMTMVVVTHEMGFAREVSDRIIFMDGGYIVEEGTPKEVLGNPKEARTIDFLNKVL; from the coding sequence TTGGTAGATAAGAGCGAAGTAAAGATTAGCGTTAAAAATTTAAAGAAATCCTTCGGTGATTTGGAGGTTTTAAAGGATATCAGCACTGAGGTATATAAAGGTGAGGTGCTTTGCATCATTGGCCCTTCAGGCTCAGGAAAGTCTACATTCCTTCGATGCCTCAACAAGCTTGAAAAGGCTACAGCAGGAAGCATAATTGTGGATGGTCAGGACATTCTCCAGAAGCAGACCAACATCAACAAGGTTCGTGAAAATATCGGAATGGTTTTCCAGCATTTCAATCTTTTTAACAACCTTAACATTATCGACAATCTGACTCTTGCACCAGTTCAGTTGAAGAAGTGCTCGAAGGAAGAGGCTACAGCACGTGCAAAGAAGATGCTTGAGCGAGTTGGCTTGGCAGACAAGGCAACAAGCTATCCAAGTCAGCTTTCAGGTGGACAGAAGCAGCGAGTTGCAATTGCCAGAGCTCTTTGCATGGAGCCAGACATTATGCTCTTTGATGAGCCTACATCAGCCCTTGATCCAGAAATGGTAGGCGAGGTTCTTCAGGTTATGAAGGATTTGGCAGCTGAAGGAATGACAATGGTTGTTGTTACACACGAGATGGGCTTTGCAAGAGAGGTTTCAGACCGCATTATCTTTATGGATGGTGGTTATATCGTGGAGGAGGGTACTCCAAAGGAGGTTCTTGGAAATCCAAAGGAAGCCAGAACAATCGATTTCTTAAACAAAGTATTATAA
- a CDS encoding amino acid ABC transporter permease: MIKIITVYGPMLLIALGRTLLLALLGLFFACIIGMIFGIMGVLKNRVCNVISQIFVDVIRGVPMIVLAFFIYFGIPYLFNTIIGGFSMNLTALQAGTACLALNCGAYMAEIIRAGIQSVDPGQMEAARSLGLTYSQAMRKVVLPQAIKTMIPTFINQFIITLKDTSILSVIGFPELVNTAKNVQANTFMSFQTWAIVGIMYLIVITILSRCAKMVERRLNVGR; encoded by the coding sequence ATGATTAAGATTATTACAGTATACGGTCCTATGCTTTTAATCGCTTTGGGACGCACACTGCTTTTGGCATTACTTGGTCTATTTTTTGCCTGCATTATCGGAATGATTTTCGGAATAATGGGTGTACTTAAGAACCGTGTATGTAATGTCATTTCACAGATTTTTGTTGATGTAATTCGAGGTGTGCCAATGATTGTTCTGGCATTCTTCATTTACTTCGGAATTCCATATTTGTTCAACACCATCATTGGTGGATTTTCAATGAATCTGACTGCACTTCAGGCAGGTACAGCTTGTCTTGCGTTAAACTGTGGTGCTTACATGGCGGAAATCATCAGAGCTGGTATCCAGTCAGTTGATCCGGGACAGATGGAGGCAGCTCGTTCTCTTGGTCTTACATATAGCCAGGCCATGCGCAAGGTTGTTCTTCCACAGGCAATCAAAACTATGATTCCAACATTTATCAATCAGTTTATTATCACCTTGAAGGATACTTCAATCCTTTCAGTTATCGGTTTCCCAGAATTGGTTAACACTGCTAAAAACGTTCAGGCCAATACTTTTATGTCTTTCCAGACATGGGCAATCGTAGGAATTATGTATTTGATAGTCATCACCATTCTTTCGCGATGTGCAAAGATGGTTGAAAGGAGGCTCAACGTTGGTAGATAA
- a CDS encoding transporter substrate-binding domain-containing protein, with product MKKRLISGLLTGIMALSLVACGGAADSQPTAESSDAASSSDKVWKIATDTSFKPFEYTDDNGDFVGIDMDILTAVAEDQGFKYEVQVLGWDASIAACQAGQADGMIAGASITDERKESGWIFSDGYYDANQSMAVEASSDIKGFEDLSGKSVAVKTGTMSASYAESLAGDYGFTVTYFEDSPTMYQAVVGGQVAACFDDTPIMASNIKDTGIAMKIVDGTGNDPAAYGFAIFNADNQELVDMFNAGLKNIKSNGKYDEIIAKYLGE from the coding sequence ATGAAGAAAAGACTTATTAGTGGTTTATTAACAGGTATTATGGCGTTGTCTTTGGTTGCCTGTGGCGGTGCAGCAGATAGCCAGCCAACTGCAGAGTCATCAGATGCAGCAAGCTCATCAGACAAGGTATGGAAAATTGCAACAGATACATCATTCAAGCCATTTGAGTACACAGATGACAATGGTGATTTCGTAGGAATAGATATGGACATCCTTACAGCAGTTGCTGAGGATCAGGGCTTCAAGTACGAGGTACAGGTACTTGGTTGGGATGCTTCAATTGCAGCTTGCCAGGCAGGTCAGGCAGACGGTATGATTGCAGGTGCATCTATTACAGATGAGAGAAAGGAATCTGGTTGGATTTTCTCTGACGGATACTATGATGCAAACCAGAGCATGGCTGTTGAAGCTTCATCTGATATCAAGGGCTTCGAGGATTTGTCTGGAAAGTCAGTTGCTGTAAAGACTGGTACTATGTCAGCAAGCTATGCTGAGAGCCTTGCAGGCGACTATGGCTTCACAGTTACTTACTTCGAGGATTCACCAACAATGTATCAGGCAGTTGTAGGCGGTCAGGTTGCAGCTTGCTTTGATGATACCCCTATCATGGCTTCAAACATTAAGGACACAGGCATTGCTATGAAGATAGTAGATGGTACTGGAAATGATCCAGCAGCTTATGGATTTGCTATTTTCAATGCAGACAATCAGGAATTGGTTGATATGTTCAATGCTGGTCTTAAGAACATCAAGTCTAATGGAAAATACGACGAGATAATTGCAAAGTATCTCGGTGAGTAG
- a CDS encoding gamma-glutamyl-gamma-aminobutyrate hydrolase family protein, which translates to MRPIIGVIPLYDDDKDSLWMLPGYMRAVEVCGGVPIMFPLTTDEEELEAAFNICQGILFTGGHDVSPSEYGAIKSDKCGKPCEARDFMEGFLLDKCIEEDKPLLGICRGIQFINAHLGGSLYQDLPSEYGEKIEHHMVPPYDRIVHKVDVAEGTKLANIIGAGEHGVNSYHHQAIKKLAPILTQAAVSEDGLVEAVEIIGQRFGMAVQWHPEFSYRNNEDSKKIVQAFIDACK; encoded by the coding sequence ATGAGACCAATAATAGGAGTAATTCCTTTGTACGACGACGATAAAGATAGCCTATGGATGCTACCAGGATATATGAGGGCAGTTGAAGTATGCGGTGGTGTGCCGATAATGTTTCCTCTTACAACTGATGAGGAGGAGCTGGAAGCGGCCTTCAATATATGCCAGGGCATCCTTTTTACAGGAGGGCATGATGTATCACCATCCGAGTATGGCGCTATCAAATCAGATAAATGTGGTAAGCCCTGCGAGGCCAGAGATTTTATGGAAGGCTTTCTTTTGGATAAGTGCATTGAGGAGGATAAGCCACTTCTTGGTATATGCAGAGGTATCCAATTTATCAATGCCCATTTGGGAGGAAGCTTATATCAGGATTTGCCTAGTGAGTATGGTGAAAAAATAGAACACCATATGGTGCCGCCTTATGATAGAATAGTACATAAGGTTGATGTCGCTGAGGGCACGAAGTTAGCAAATATAATTGGTGCAGGAGAGCATGGTGTCAATAGCTATCATCATCAGGCTATAAAGAAACTGGCACCAATTTTGACACAAGCTGCGGTTTCAGAGGATGGGCTTGTTGAGGCAGTGGAAATAATTGGTCAACGTTTTGGCATGGCAGTTCAGTGGCATCCAGAGTTTTCATATCGCAATAATGAAGATAGCAAAAAGATTGTTCAGGCATTTATTGATGCTTGCAAATAA